The Comamonas sp. GB3 AK4-5 genome includes a region encoding these proteins:
- a CDS encoding NADP-dependent oxidoreductase: MPRNLQVLLDNRPQGEAVASNFRLVEADTPALADGQVLVRHHYLSLDPYMRGRMNDAKSYAAPQPLGEVMQGGTVGVVEQSRHPRFQPGDQVVGMGGWQHYSVVDGNAPGMLRKVDTTHVPLSYYLGAVGMPGVTAWYGLDRIIAPKQGETVVVSAATGAVGSAFAALAKARGCRVVGIAGGPEKCAYAQEELGFDACIDYRVHADVKSMATALKAACPDGIDGYFENVGGFILDAVLLRMNAFGRIALCGMIAGYDGQPLPMANPALILVNRLKLQGFIVSEHMELWPAALAELSGLVQQGQLHPRESVALGLAAAPEAFLGLLKGKNFGKQLVKLI; encoded by the coding sequence ATGCCACGCAATCTGCAAGTTCTGTTGGACAACCGCCCCCAGGGCGAGGCCGTTGCCAGCAACTTCCGCCTGGTGGAGGCCGACACGCCAGCATTGGCCGATGGCCAGGTGCTGGTGCGCCACCACTACCTCAGCCTGGACCCGTATATGCGCGGCCGCATGAACGATGCCAAGAGCTATGCCGCGCCCCAGCCCCTGGGTGAGGTGATGCAGGGCGGCACCGTGGGCGTGGTGGAACAAAGCCGCCACCCGCGCTTTCAGCCTGGTGACCAGGTGGTGGGCATGGGGGGCTGGCAACATTACAGCGTGGTGGACGGCAATGCGCCCGGCATGCTGCGCAAGGTGGACACCACCCATGTGCCGCTGTCGTACTACCTGGGCGCCGTGGGCATGCCGGGTGTGACGGCCTGGTACGGGCTGGACCGCATCATCGCGCCCAAGCAAGGCGAAACCGTGGTGGTCAGCGCTGCCACTGGCGCCGTGGGCAGTGCCTTTGCCGCACTGGCCAAGGCACGCGGCTGCCGGGTGGTGGGCATTGCCGGTGGGCCGGAAAAATGCGCCTATGCCCAGGAAGAACTTGGCTTTGATGCCTGCATAGACTACCGCGTGCATGCCGATGTGAAGTCCATGGCCACCGCCTTGAAAGCGGCCTGCCCGGACGGCATCGACGGCTATTTTGAAAACGTGGGTGGTTTCATTTTGGATGCCGTGCTGCTGCGCATGAACGCCTTTGGCCGCATCGCCCTGTGCGGCATGATTGCCGGCTACGACGGCCAGCCCCTGCCCATGGCGAATCCGGCGCTGATTCTGGTGAATCGCCTCAAGCTGCAGGGCTTTATCGTCAGCGAGCATATGGAGCTGTGGCCTGCCGCGCTGGCCGAGCTGTCTGGTCTGGTGCAGCAAGGGCAGCTGCATCCGCGCGAGTCCGTGGCCCTGGGTTTGGCCGCGGCGCCCGAGGCGTTTCTCGGCCTGCTCAAGGGCAAAAACTTTGGCAAACAACTCGTAAAGCTGATTTGA
- a CDS encoding SDR family oxidoreductase, whose protein sequence is MLQDLKEKTAVLTGAGSGFGLECARIGARAGMQLVLVDVQADALERAEVEARALGAADVLARRVDVSSGEAMAALAQEVQQRFGAPHLVFNNAGVGGGGLVWEQSQADWEWILGVNLWGVIHGVRLFTPMMLEAVRQDPNWRGHIVNTASMAGLLAPPNMGVYNVSKHAVVALTETLYQDLRLVTDQLHCSLLCPYFVATGIADSERNRPTDMTAATLTTSQKVARSMTQKAVGSGKVTAADMAKKVFAAMADNQFYIFSHPHALGNVQTRMEDILQRRNPTDAFAGRPEVGEQLRSALRNA, encoded by the coding sequence ATGCTGCAAGATTTGAAAGAAAAAACCGCAGTGCTGACCGGTGCCGGATCGGGCTTTGGCCTGGAATGTGCCCGCATCGGCGCGCGTGCCGGCATGCAGCTGGTGTTGGTGGATGTGCAGGCCGATGCGCTGGAGCGTGCCGAGGTCGAGGCGCGTGCGCTGGGCGCTGCCGATGTGCTGGCCCGGCGCGTGGATGTGTCCAGCGGCGAAGCCATGGCCGCGCTGGCGCAAGAGGTGCAGCAACGCTTTGGTGCGCCGCACCTGGTGTTTAACAACGCCGGCGTGGGCGGCGGTGGCCTGGTGTGGGAGCAGAGCCAGGCCGACTGGGAATGGATTTTGGGCGTCAACCTCTGGGGTGTGATCCATGGCGTGCGCCTGTTCACCCCCATGATGCTGGAGGCCGTGCGGCAAGACCCGAACTGGCGCGGCCACATCGTCAACACCGCCAGCATGGCCGGGCTGCTGGCCCCGCCCAATATGGGGGTCTACAACGTCAGCAAGCATGCCGTGGTGGCGCTGACCGAAACCCTCTACCAGGACTTGCGCCTGGTGACGGACCAACTGCATTGCAGCCTGTTGTGCCCGTATTTTGTGGCCACCGGCATAGCCGACAGCGAGCGCAACCGCCCCACCGACATGACTGCAGCCACTTTGACGACCAGCCAGAAGGTGGCCCGCTCCATGACGCAAAAGGCCGTGGGCTCGGGCAAGGTGACGGCGGCCGACATGGCCAAAAAAGTGTTTGCCGCCATGGCGGACAACCAGTTCTACATCTTCAGTCACCCCCATGCCTTGGGGAATGTGCAAACCCGCATGGAAGACATTTTGCAGCGGCGCAACCCCACGGATGCCTTTGCCGGCCGGCCCGAAGTGGGGGAGCAGCTGCGTAGCGCACTGCGCAACGCCTAG
- a CDS encoding efflux RND transporter periplasmic adaptor subunit, whose amino-acid sequence MDIDQAQALCGPRSAGSASARGHWGERWRGSALAVATLLLLAACSKGSDAPASAAKPVPEVGVVTLKPQSQQIDASLPGRTRAFMTAEVRPQVSGIVQKRLFTEGAQVKQGQPLYQIDAASLQATEASAVAALAKAEASLRTLTATARRNAELVKIDAISQQVYEEGQASVIQARSDVGVAKASLDTARINLKYSRIEAPIGGRIALSTVTPGALVTANQTTALTTIVQMDPMYVDFTQSSTELVQLKRDIDAGRFAKVEGDKIAVRIRLDDGSDYPHQGRLAYAGVIVNDSTGTLTLRALVPNPDGLLMPGMYVQALLPTALAADALLLPQQSVTRDLTGRPSVLVAQADGVLEKRDVELNRALGATWLVQAGLQPGERVMVDGFQRAKPGDKVKPVEVDMKAKAERQSKPGLPPVQAAADAPAAASSATNAKPAQ is encoded by the coding sequence CTGGATATCGACCAGGCGCAGGCCCTGTGTGGCCCTCGATCTGCTGGTTCAGCGTCCGCACGCGGTCATTGGGGGGAACGGTGGCGTGGCAGCGCGCTGGCGGTTGCCACCTTGCTGCTGCTGGCGGCTTGCTCCAAGGGCTCGGATGCGCCGGCGTCTGCCGCCAAGCCCGTGCCCGAGGTGGGCGTGGTCACGCTGAAGCCGCAAAGCCAGCAGATCGATGCCAGCCTGCCAGGGCGTACCCGGGCCTTTATGACGGCTGAGGTGCGGCCCCAGGTTTCGGGCATTGTCCAAAAGCGGCTGTTCACCGAGGGCGCGCAGGTCAAGCAGGGCCAGCCGCTCTACCAGATCGATGCGGCCTCGCTGCAGGCCACCGAAGCCAGTGCCGTGGCGGCCCTGGCCAAGGCCGAAGCCAGCCTGCGCACGCTGACCGCCACGGCGCGCCGCAATGCCGAGCTGGTGAAGATCGATGCTATCAGCCAGCAGGTTTATGAGGAGGGCCAGGCCTCGGTCATCCAGGCCCGGTCCGATGTGGGCGTGGCCAAGGCCAGTCTGGATACGGCGCGCATCAATCTCAAGTACAGCCGCATTGAGGCGCCCATCGGCGGCCGCATTGCGCTGTCCACCGTGACCCCGGGCGCCCTGGTGACGGCCAATCAGACCACGGCACTGACCACCATCGTGCAGATGGACCCCATGTATGTGGACTTCACCCAGTCCAGCACCGAGCTGGTGCAGCTCAAGCGCGACATCGACGCCGGCCGCTTTGCCAAGGTGGAGGGCGACAAGATTGCCGTGCGCATCCGCCTGGATGACGGCAGCGACTACCCTCACCAGGGCCGTCTGGCCTATGCCGGCGTGATCGTCAACGACAGCACGGGCACTTTGACGCTGCGCGCCCTGGTGCCCAACCCCGATGGGTTGCTGATGCCCGGCATGTATGTGCAGGCCCTGCTGCCCACGGCCCTGGCGGCCGATGCGCTGCTGCTGCCCCAGCAGTCTGTGACGCGCGACCTGACCGGCCGCCCCAGCGTGCTGGTGGCCCAGGCCGACGGTGTGCTGGAAAAGCGCGATGTGGAGCTCAACCGTGCCCTGGGCGCCACCTGGCTGGTGCAGGCCGGGCTGCAGCCGGGTGAGCGCGTGATGGTTGATGGTTTCCAGCGCGCCAAGCCGGGTGACAAGGTCAAGCCCGTGGAAGTGGACATGAAGGCCAAGGCCGAGCGCCAGAGCAAGCCCGGCCTGCCGCCGGTGCAGGCTGCGGCCGATGCACCTGCCGCAGCGTCCTCCGCCACCAACGCCAAGCCGGCCCAGTAA
- a CDS encoding efflux RND transporter permease subunit codes for MAQFFINRPIFAWVISIVIMLAGALSISTLPLEQYPDIAPPQVTISSQYTGASADTVENSVTQIIEQQIKGIDNMLYMSSTSDASGRSRTSLTFAPGTNIDVAQVQVQNKLQSAMNRLPESVKSRGVFVNKGGQDYLVTYSFYSTDPAMTSVDIGDYLNSNLVDVIGRIEGVGDISVFGTPYAMRIWMDPAKMEKYALMPSDLTAALNAQNAQVSAGQLGALPAVRNQQLNATITARTKLKTPEEFEAIVLKSATDGSVVTMKDVARVELGADNLSIQAKLNGMRGAGMGIILADGANAMAVSDAVAAKLAELKPYFPNQIEYFVSSDSTPFVRASIKEVVGALAEAMLLVVVVMFLFLQNFRATLIPAIAVPVVLLGTFGVLSVAGFSINTLTMFGMVLAIGLLVDDAIVVVENVERVMHETGMSPKEATRASMREITPALVGIGVTLSAVFVPMAFFGGSTGVIYRQFSITIVAAMALSVFVALTLTPALCASILKAPPPGGHDKPVRSGILGVSDRFFRWFNHHFDATADRYQSTVAKILRRSKRMMLIFLAICVAVWLIISRLPTSFLPDEDQGFISVNVNLPAGAADARLQEVLDEVREYLLAQPEVISFNQVSGLSGDQSSARGFVRLKPWADRPLAAQSAAAIAHKATKDLAHIRDAKVFVMLPPAVRGLGSSSGFNFMLKDINGMGHDALLAARDHVQEQMRARPELTAVRSTNLEDATELRLAIDDRKAAALSLSYIDINSVLSSAMGGTYVNDFLNNARVKRVYIQADAAHRMLPQDIAKWTVRNSKGEMVPFSAFSTTYWAYGSPQLLRYNGAPAYEFIGSPAAGVSSGVAMKTLEDILKELPSGIGYEWTGASLQERQSGAQAPMLYAISILFVFLCLAALYESWTVPLSVMLAVPLGVVGALLATYTRGLTNDVYFQVGLLTTVGLASKNAILIVEFAVQLQEQGKNVFDATVAAVRLRLRPILMTSLAFGFGVIPLAIGTGAGAGGRNAIGTAVLGGTVASTVLGIFLVPVFFLLIRSWFKSRSRHETPAVNQESAA; via the coding sequence ATGGCACAGTTTTTTATCAACCGGCCCATTTTTGCCTGGGTCATCTCCATCGTCATCATGCTGGCCGGGGCCTTGTCGATCTCGACCTTGCCGCTGGAGCAATACCCCGACATCGCACCGCCCCAGGTGACGATTTCCTCGCAGTACACCGGGGCCTCGGCCGATACGGTGGAAAACTCGGTCACGCAGATCATCGAGCAGCAAATCAAGGGCATTGACAACATGCTCTACATGAGCTCGACCAGTGATGCCTCGGGCCGCTCGCGCACCTCGCTCACCTTTGCGCCCGGCACCAATATCGACGTGGCCCAGGTGCAGGTGCAAAACAAGCTGCAGTCCGCCATGAACCGGCTGCCGGAGTCGGTCAAGAGCCGCGGCGTGTTCGTGAACAAGGGCGGCCAGGACTATCTGGTCACCTACAGCTTCTATTCCACCGACCCGGCCATGACCAGTGTGGATATTGGCGACTACCTGAACAGCAATCTGGTGGACGTCATAGGCCGCATCGAAGGGGTGGGCGACATCAGCGTCTTCGGCACCCCCTATGCCATGCGCATCTGGATGGACCCGGCCAAGATGGAGAAATACGCGCTGATGCCCTCGGACCTGACGGCGGCGCTGAATGCGCAGAACGCCCAGGTCTCGGCCGGCCAGCTCGGCGCCTTGCCGGCGGTGCGCAACCAGCAGCTCAACGCCACCATCACCGCGCGCACCAAGCTCAAGACGCCCGAGGAGTTCGAGGCCATTGTGCTCAAGTCCGCCACCGATGGCTCGGTGGTCACCATGAAGGACGTGGCGCGCGTGGAGCTGGGGGCGGACAACCTGTCCATCCAGGCCAAGCTCAACGGCATGCGCGGCGCGGGCATGGGCATTATCTTGGCCGACGGCGCCAACGCCATGGCCGTGTCGGATGCCGTGGCGGCCAAGCTGGCCGAGCTCAAGCCTTATTTCCCCAACCAGATCGAGTATTTCGTCAGCTCCGACTCCACGCCTTTTGTGCGTGCCTCCATCAAGGAAGTGGTGGGCGCTTTGGCCGAAGCCATGCTGCTGGTGGTGGTGGTGATGTTCCTCTTTTTGCAGAACTTCCGCGCCACGCTGATCCCCGCGATTGCTGTGCCGGTGGTGCTGCTGGGCACGTTTGGCGTGCTGTCGGTGGCGGGTTTTTCCATCAATACCCTGACCATGTTCGGCATGGTGCTGGCCATTGGCCTGCTGGTGGATGACGCCATCGTGGTGGTGGAAAACGTCGAGCGTGTGATGCACGAGACGGGCATGTCGCCCAAGGAGGCCACCCGTGCCTCCATGCGCGAAATCACGCCCGCGCTGGTCGGCATTGGCGTGACGCTGTCCGCCGTGTTCGTGCCCATGGCCTTTTTTGGCGGCTCCACCGGTGTGATCTACCGCCAGTTCTCCATCACCATCGTGGCGGCCATGGCGCTGTCGGTGTTTGTGGCGCTGACCCTCACCCCCGCGCTGTGCGCCAGCATTTTGAAGGCACCGCCTCCCGGCGGCCATGACAAGCCTGTTCGCAGCGGCATTCTGGGCGTGAGCGACCGGTTCTTTCGCTGGTTCAACCACCATTTCGATGCCACGGCCGACCGCTACCAGAGCACGGTGGCCAAGATACTGCGCCGTAGCAAACGCATGATGCTGATCTTTCTGGCCATTTGCGTGGCGGTGTGGCTCATCATCAGCCGCCTGCCCACCTCGTTTTTGCCGGACGAAGACCAGGGCTTTATCTCGGTGAACGTCAACCTGCCTGCGGGTGCGGCCGATGCCCGACTGCAGGAGGTGCTGGACGAAGTGCGTGAATACCTGCTGGCCCAGCCGGAGGTGATCAGCTTCAACCAGGTCTCTGGTTTGAGCGGTGACCAGAGCTCGGCGCGCGGCTTTGTGCGCCTCAAGCCCTGGGCCGACCGGCCACTGGCCGCGCAGTCGGCAGCGGCCATTGCGCACAAGGCCACCAAGGATTTGGCCCATATCCGCGACGCCAAGGTGTTTGTGATGCTGCCGCCCGCGGTGCGGGGCCTGGGCTCGAGCTCGGGCTTCAACTTCATGCTCAAGGACATCAATGGCATGGGCCATGATGCGCTGCTGGCCGCTCGCGACCATGTGCAGGAGCAAATGCGTGCCCGCCCCGAGCTGACGGCCGTGCGCTCCACCAACCTGGAAGACGCCACCGAGCTACGCCTGGCCATCGACGACCGCAAGGCCGCGGCCCTGAGCCTGTCCTATATCGACATCAACAGCGTGCTTTCCAGCGCCATGGGCGGCACCTATGTGAACGACTTTCTGAACAATGCCCGTGTCAAGCGGGTCTACATTCAGGCCGATGCGGCCCACCGCATGCTGCCCCAGGACATTGCCAAGTGGACGGTGCGCAACAGCAAGGGCGAGATGGTGCCTTTCTCGGCCTTCTCCACCACCTATTGGGCCTATGGCTCGCCCCAGCTGCTGCGCTACAACGGCGCGCCGGCCTATGAGTTCATCGGCAGCCCGGCTGCGGGCGTGAGCTCGGGCGTGGCCATGAAGACGCTGGAGGACATCCTCAAGGAGCTGCCCTCGGGCATAGGCTATGAATGGACCGGCGCCTCGCTGCAGGAGCGCCAGTCTGGTGCCCAGGCACCCATGCTGTATGCGATCTCGATTCTGTTCGTCTTCCTGTGTCTGGCCGCGCTGTATGAGAGCTGGACGGTGCCGCTGTCGGTGATGCTGGCCGTGCCCCTGGGCGTGGTGGGCGCGCTGCTGGCCACCTACACCCGGGGCCTGACGAATGACGTGTACTTTCAGGTGGGCCTGTTGACCACGGTGGGGCTTGCCTCCAAGAACGCGATCTTGATTGTGGAGTTTGCCGTACAGCTGCAGGAGCAGGGCAAGAATGTGTTCGACGCCACGGTGGCTGCGGTACGTCTGCGCCTGCGCCCCATCCTGATGACTTCGCTGGCCTTTGGCTTTGGCGTGATTCCGCTGGCCATAGGCACCGGCGCCGGTGCCGGCGGGCGCAATGCCATCGGCACGGCCGTGCTGGGTGGCACCGTGGCGTCCACCGTGCTGGGCATCTTCCTGGTGCCGGTGTTCTTCCTGCTGATTCGCAGCTGGTTCAAGAGCCGCTCGCGCCACGAAACTCCCGCAGTGAACCAGGAGAGCGCAGCATGA
- a CDS encoding efflux transporter outer membrane subunit, whose product MKRLMTQTSTTAAAAALTALLAGCNLAPTYQTPALPVADVVSASAVPVVASADALQQAQALQWLQSAPLREVVALALSHNRDLRVALENIEKARAQYGITRADLLPSVNAQAQGNRARTAADLSSSGASSITSQYTAQLGFASYELDLWGRIRNLSEAGLQQFLQSQDNQRNVQLGLVADVANAWLTLAADQARLQLARDTLASREQSFALAKRQYEIGATSGLALVQNQTTVDQARGDVASYTAQVERDRNALQLLVGGTVPQALLPTAQTLTDPQTAAALLPVPAPLPSSVLLRRPDVQAAERNLQAMNANIGAARAAMFPTISLTASVGTGSNELDGLFGGGNRTWNFIPLVKLPIFDGGRNRAGVQVAESNQRIALSQYEKTVQTAFKETADVLADRAQWSERLAAQTSLVDHTQKALDLSDARFKSGVDNYLTVLDAQRSLYAAQQTLIGLRLSEQQNRVTLWKVLGGEQVAPAS is encoded by the coding sequence ATGAAGCGCCTGATGACCCAGACTTCGACCACCGCCGCCGCAGCAGCACTGACCGCCTTGCTGGCCGGCTGCAATCTGGCGCCCACCTACCAGACACCGGCGCTGCCGGTGGCCGATGTGGTGTCGGCCTCGGCCGTGCCGGTGGTGGCCAGCGCCGATGCGCTGCAGCAGGCCCAGGCCTTGCAATGGCTGCAGTCTGCCCCGCTGCGCGAGGTGGTGGCGCTGGCGCTGAGCCACAACCGCGACCTGCGCGTGGCCCTGGAGAACATTGAAAAAGCCCGTGCCCAGTACGGCATCACCCGGGCCGACCTGCTGCCCAGCGTCAACGCCCAGGCCCAGGGCAACCGGGCGCGCACGGCGGCCGATCTGAGCAGCAGCGGTGCTTCCAGCATCACCAGCCAGTACACGGCCCAGCTGGGCTTTGCCAGCTACGAGCTGGATCTGTGGGGTCGCATTCGCAATCTGAGTGAGGCCGGTCTGCAGCAGTTTCTGCAAAGCCAGGACAACCAGCGCAATGTGCAACTGGGACTGGTGGCCGATGTGGCCAATGCCTGGCTGACGCTGGCCGCCGACCAGGCCCGCCTGCAGCTGGCGCGCGATACCCTGGCCAGCCGCGAGCAATCGTTTGCGCTGGCCAAGCGCCAGTATGAGATTGGCGCCACCTCGGGCCTGGCCCTGGTGCAGAACCAGACCACGGTGGACCAGGCACGCGGCGATGTGGCCAGCTACACGGCCCAGGTGGAGCGCGACCGCAACGCGCTGCAGCTGCTGGTGGGAGGCACGGTGCCGCAGGCATTGCTGCCCACGGCCCAGACGCTGACCGACCCACAGACCGCGGCAGCCCTGCTGCCCGTGCCGGCGCCACTGCCCTCCAGCGTGCTGCTGCGCCGCCCCGATGTGCAGGCCGCCGAGCGCAATCTGCAGGCCATGAACGCCAACATCGGCGCCGCGCGCGCGGCCATGTTCCCCACCATCAGCCTCACGGCCAGCGTGGGCACGGGCAGCAACGAGCTGGATGGCCTGTTCGGCGGCGGCAACCGCACCTGGAACTTTATCCCCCTGGTCAAGCTGCCCATTTTTGACGGCGGGCGCAACCGCGCCGGCGTGCAGGTGGCCGAAAGCAACCAGCGCATTGCCCTGAGCCAGTACGAGAAAACCGTGCAGACCGCCTTCAAGGAAACCGCCGATGTGCTGGCCGACCGCGCCCAATGGAGCGAGCGCCTGGCGGCGCAGACCAGCCTGGTGGATCACACGCAAAAAGCGCTGGACCTGTCGGACGCGCGCTTCAAGTCCGGCGTGGACAACTACCTGACGGTGCTGGACGCGCAGCGCAGCCTCTATGCCGCCCAGCAAACCCTGATTGGCCTGCGCCTGTCCGAGCAGCAAAACCGCGTCACGCTGTGGAAGGTGTTGGGCGGGGAGCAGGTGGCACCGGCCTCCTGA
- a CDS encoding TetR/AcrR family transcriptional regulator translates to MPKKGVRTISSGEPAENTPQPVAARRRSPRGPSPQKTEATRHGIVDAAFAEFLEQGYARGTTASVARRAGLSKVTLFRYFETKESLFEAVMQRHIASAALALQSSPMQAQETVGAFLLRTVAPAMDEFDCSGRAATARLVITEGLEFPQLPRMYHQHVLEPMLAHFRTLAELAQSRGELKDPGLQTVPELLLGPLWLAMAHNTVLQPEAPLNTGALFRMQVQLLFDCAPQRAQPPAAAH, encoded by the coding sequence ATGCCCAAGAAAGGTGTTCGCACCATCTCCAGCGGCGAGCCCGCTGAGAATACGCCGCAGCCTGTTGCTGCACGCCGGCGCTCCCCGCGCGGCCCCAGTCCGCAAAAAACCGAAGCCACACGCCACGGCATTGTGGATGCGGCCTTTGCCGAGTTTCTGGAGCAAGGCTATGCGCGCGGCACCACGGCTTCGGTGGCACGCCGCGCCGGTCTGTCCAAGGTGACGCTGTTTCGCTATTTCGAAACCAAGGAAAGCCTGTTTGAGGCGGTGATGCAGCGGCACATTGCCTCGGCCGCACTGGCCTTGCAGTCCAGCCCCATGCAGGCACAGGAAACCGTGGGCGCTTTTTTGCTGCGCACCGTGGCCCCGGCCATGGACGAGTTTGACTGCAGCGGCCGCGCGGCCACGGCCAGGTTGGTGATCACCGAGGGCCTGGAGTTTCCGCAACTGCCCCGCATGTACCACCAGCATGTGCTGGAGCCCATGCTGGCGCATTTCCGCACGCTGGCCGAGTTGGCCCAGTCGCGCGGCGAGCTCAAAGACCCCGGCCTGCAGACCGTGCCCGAGCTGCTGCTGGGCCCGCTGTGGCTGGCCATGGCGCACAACACCGTACTCCAGCCCGAGGCGCCGTTGAACACCGGCGCCCTGTTTCGCATGCAGGTGCAGCTGCTGTTTGACTGCGCGCCGCAGCGCGCTCAGCCCCCCGCTGCCGCCCATTAA
- a CDS encoding DUF72 domain-containing protein has product MQDDLFGAPAGSKPAAPLPPPSTHRTSARGVQPAPAGQAFAALAAQLPAGLRMGVSTWSYPGWDGLVWDGQYDASTLSKKGLTAYSQHPLLRTVSVDRSFWRPLTVEQYAQMAVQVPEDFRFLIKCPNVVTDAQVRSEDGKGQSPNPAFLAPELAVQQFALPALQGLSGKLGVLLFQLSPLPWDWLRQNGALLQALGQMLAAVRQAIAAHPQVIVAVEVRDPELLTPALAQVLKTHGATYCLGLHGKMPPLAEQLPLLRALWPGPLVCRWSLNRCFGAYGYPDAQKKHDPFNEIRSEDPSTRALLARTIAGITGAGQPAFVTISNDAEGCAPRSIALLAQAVQAQTQEPLGSPAKTMSAP; this is encoded by the coding sequence ATGCAAGACGATTTATTTGGCGCCCCGGCCGGCTCCAAGCCCGCCGCGCCCCTACCTCCTCCCTCCACACACCGTACCAGCGCGCGTGGCGTACAGCCCGCACCCGCCGGCCAGGCTTTTGCCGCGCTGGCGGCCCAGCTGCCGGCTGGCCTGCGCATGGGGGTGTCCACCTGGTCTTACCCTGGCTGGGACGGCCTGGTGTGGGACGGGCAGTACGACGCCAGCACCCTGTCCAAGAAAGGTCTCACCGCCTACAGCCAGCACCCGCTGCTGCGCACCGTCAGCGTGGACCGCAGCTTCTGGCGGCCTTTGACGGTGGAGCAATATGCGCAGATGGCGGTGCAGGTGCCGGAGGACTTTCGCTTTCTCATCAAATGCCCGAATGTGGTGACCGATGCCCAGGTGCGCAGCGAAGACGGCAAGGGACAGTCACCCAATCCCGCATTCCTGGCACCAGAGCTGGCCGTACAACAGTTCGCCCTCCCCGCGCTGCAAGGCCTTTCTGGCAAGCTGGGCGTGCTGCTGTTCCAGCTCAGTCCCCTGCCCTGGGACTGGCTGCGCCAAAACGGGGCCCTGCTGCAGGCCCTGGGCCAGATGCTGGCGGCGGTGCGCCAGGCCATTGCCGCCCACCCGCAGGTCATCGTGGCGGTGGAGGTGCGCGACCCCGAGCTGCTGACCCCGGCCCTGGCCCAGGTACTCAAGACCCATGGCGCCACCTACTGCCTGGGCCTGCACGGCAAGATGCCGCCGCTGGCGGAGCAGCTGCCGTTGCTGCGCGCGCTGTGGCCCGGCCCGCTGGTGTGCCGCTGGAGCCTGAACCGCTGTTTTGGCGCCTACGGTTATCCCGATGCGCAGAAAAAGCACGACCCCTTCAACGAGATCCGCTCCGAAGACCCGTCCACCCGCGCCCTGCTGGCACGCACCATTGCCGGCATCACCGGCGCGGGCCAACCCGCATTTGTGACCATCAGCAACGATGCCGAGGGCTGCGCACCACGCTCGATTGCCCTGCTGGCCCAGGCCGTGCAGGCCCAGACCCAGGAGCCGCTAGGCAGCCCCGCAAAAACCATGTCAGCACCCTAA